The sequence below is a genomic window from Melospiza georgiana isolate bMelGeo1 chromosome 6, bMelGeo1.pri, whole genome shotgun sequence.
TTTGCCATGAAATGTATGGAAAACTCGATTCACACATGTTCAAGGAAAACACTAAAATCTGCCATTGTAACCAGAAGGATCTCTGAAGGAAGTGCCAGACAGCTGAGGGGGAATCAAAGGAGTGTCAGGTAGGAGCTGGGCCAACCTCTGCAACACTTTCTGATGAAGCTGGAGACTCTTCTACCAATGTTACCTACAGACATGGCtcagtggtggacttggcagagATAGGTTTATGGTTGAACTCTATGATCTTAAGGCTCTTTCCTGACCCAAATGgctctatgattctatgacctCTCCTTTTTGTTGTAAAGCTTCATCTTATCAGGTTTCACAAGTCCTTACCTTTGTCTTGATTTGCTTGGGTGTATCAGTGAGGAAGATGGAGGAGTTTGGGTCACTAGCACTCATTTTGGTCTGTGCTCCTTGTAGGGCTGGGAAGAAGACTGAGTGGAGTAAGGCTGGTTTAGGCTGTCCAATTCTTGGTGCTACATCACGGGTCATTCTAAAATAAGGATCCTAAAACAACCAATAAAAGCACAGaataaagctgaaaaatgtGATTTGAAATCAATTCTGATTGATGCTGACTCATTCATGCCATAAGAAGTGAtgtcaaaaaaccaaaacctgaaaaaagcaaacaatgaAATATTCCAGAACCTACTTTCAATCCAGTTCATTCAGAACaccaacaaacaaaatccccttttttttcctttttcatagTGCTGTACACTCTGATTCCCTTAAGTAATAGGCATATTTACAAAATTTTACATTAATTCAAATAGTTGCTAAAACTATGCTTAATATGCCTGGAGATGGATACAGCCTAAGATGAAAGCTTTCTCCCAAAGCATTTTAACAACCAGCAGAGAATCTGAACTAAATCAGCAAGcaagctggcagtgctgtgctgatgATGTGACTTAAAACCAAAGTGAAATTCTATTTCATAGTATTGTGGCTGATTAATTTGATTACATCATCTTCCAGCATCTGTCCCTGTGACTAAAATAGCTAAAGATTCAGACAGTGCAGGATGTAATTCCTAGAAATACCACTTAAAGACAAAACCCTATTACTCTCACTTGAATCTGATGTTCTTTCAGTTCTCTAAATCTGAACTGTTAAAATTCTGCAGCCTTTCTGGCAAACTATTTCAGTGCTTCTTTATTCTTACTGAGACAGGGTTTTTCCCCATGGTTCAACAGAAAACTCTTGTGCTGCAAGTTGAGCTCATTCCATCTTGTCCAAGTTACCATGGAGATGGCCAAACGTTTCTTCCTACCCCCATGTCAGTGTGCTTTAGCATAGATGTTACAGTCCTTGCTTTCCTAGAAGTCAGCTCAGTGTGAATGGAGCTGAGATCAAGAGAGATCCAAGACTGGATGAATACATGATTGTTGGGTTAAGCCTTCATCTTTTCATCTTTTAGGTCTTTCAGTTTCTACCCTAGAAAGGCGCCTGCAGGAATGTTTTACAGATGCCTTGAGATACCACCACCAATGGTACAATATAAAACCAAATCCATGAAAACCAAGTTAAAACATGATTTTCTTACCTGGTCAATAGCACATGGGATAAGACACTGAATATTCTCTTTGCCATTGAATATCTGTGGAAATGATGAACTGAAGGATGGAGCAGCTTGGATAGCAGGAAAGCTGATCTTACCTAAAAAACGTGTTTGGAAAAGCTAAGCAATCAACAGAAGCAGTGATAAATAGAGAGAATTTTTTGCAGGCTGTAAAATGCACAAGGGAATTATCCAAATACTCAGTTGAAGACCAAGCTCTATCTTTATCAAGCTCTGCTGCCTTAtctgaggaaaccttttcaCCTTTACCTTCTGCAATGTCAACAAACCTTCAACTGACATAGAAAAGGCAAGCTGTGACCACACTGACTTCAGCAAAAGTTCATCACTGCGTACTCTCTTGATCATTGAACTATCTGCCCTTTCCAGAAACAGAATTGACTaagctttccattttttttcactttgtgaGAGAATTGCTACAGTCATCACATAAGCTTCCCTCTAAGATCTTAAATCACTGCTATAATCACTCTGTACTCATGGAGCATCTCAGATATGcccagttttcttttttatacaGGGCTTAATCCCAGTGTGGCCAACCTGGAGCTTATCAAAATCCTATCAGAACAGTCAGCAAGTGCTGGACTTTTACATACATGTGATGAAGTCATAATCACAATACCATCTTTTATCAGAGCACTGCTAAAACAAGTGGAAACCTGTTCCTTGGTTACATTGAAGGCCGGAAGTTGTCACTGGCCTAATTACTGGATAAAGAATGATGATAATGCTGAGAAACATCCAGGATTTAATGTCATTTTTACACAGAATCTTTTCTCTTGGCCAGGTGACAGAAACCTGCAATTGCAGTGAAGTAAATGGGAGACTTGAGTTACTTGATAATTTAGACTTGATAATTTAGGCTATTCAGCACCCAACTTTTTTCAAATATGTAAATGCCTATGTGTACTAATGCAACCTTTTCTGATAAGTTTCCTTACAACTTTGGCATAGAACTTGCTAGAGGGTAAGATTGCCTATAGCTCCAATCACTGtaacaaaagaataaaaaagaaaataaaagaaaaagttgttttctgttttggacTCCTTAACATTTGTGTTTTGTACTTTGCTTTTACTAAAGTCAAAAAGGTGGAAGTTATGCTAGAAATTTCATTGTAAAGTATGTTCTATTCTGAAGGAACAACAATAACATCAGAAACTGCCTAGAAACATAATCCTCCtgctttttctgcctgtttCATGAGTGGCACACTAATCTCTTTAAACTCTTATTTAAAATAGCTCAATTGAAAGTGAAAGCAAGCACTGTTTCTTGTAACTGGTACAATTTCCTACCAATGCAATCACTGTCTGTAAAGCCAAAGATTCCTTTCACTTGGTTAAATGTGACATGCTTCTGAACTTTGACAATGTTTTTGTAGAAGCCAGCACTTGtcctgtgagaaaaaaaaagtggaacaATAAAatgagaagaggaggagagtGTTTGTACAAACTTTGACTGCAAAAGCAGAGAACATCAAAAAAACTGCAGGATTAAGTCTCAGTTTCAGACTTTTTGATAATCAGAGAATCATTTACAAACAGGAATTTTATGTCTTGAAAGTTTAATTTATTCTTCCCGTCCCCCAATAATTACTACAAAGATTCTTTAAACTTCACTCAATTTtgtattattaaaataattgacCACAACAAGTTGCTGCAATGCCTTCTATTAAAGCAAATAAAGTGTAAACACATCTGAGAGATTTTGATACCATCTTAAGCAAATCAATCAGGAAGTTTCCTGGTGGTTTAGGTATTTTTACATTTCAGCTggtttaatatatttttcataatttacACATTGCACACACAAGTATTTGCTCATATGTTATACAGGAGAATGACAATATATATGAAATGTtagagcagaaaaaataatatgTTTCCATTTCAAGTATTACAAAACTTATCCTGAAGCTTTCAAATTTAGACACACTTATGTTGTCAAAGTTAGgagagaaaatacagagaaaatatgGACACTTTTTTCACTACAATGCTCAAAAGAAATTCCTACTTACCCTAAATAGTCtaaatctgaaaatataaagGTTTTATTGACGTCAAAACCACATGCAATGATgtcttttgcattttctttagcATATTCATATGCCTTCTCAATTGTCATGTCCTTCCAGAGGTATTTCTCATCATCAGTTAACTGTATTACCAAGGGAACATCAAATACTTCTTGAAGCCACCTAAGAGAAGCAGACATGTTTTATCCTAAATTAAGTTAAAATGAAGATGTAAATCATGcagctaaaatatttttatgtatttaaacCGTATGTGGAGAGGTCTGCTCTTTTCTTTGTATGTTTATATTTATGTGAACAGATAAAATGTTCTATAGAGATGATAATGACAACTTAACTGGAAAAAAGACTCACATGACAGAGCTCACCAGTTACAAAGGAACAAGAATTCAAAGAGGTTTTACCTTTCTGAGCCTAAtgtctctgtgtcctgctgctgcaggcagcaccttACAGAGTAATGTTACTGAGTCTTGTAAGGAACTGGTTTTTAGGAACAGCAGAAATTCTAAGGAGTGCCACATGGCTAAGAGAGTAAGGAAAAGGGCTTTATGGTGATGCAGGGATTGTGATCATTTCAGTGAAAAGGTAAGACAGAATTAAATTCATTAATATTCACTCCACACAATCAGATCTCCTTGCAATGTATCATTTTGGCAGTTTCCATAAGCCACATTTAatgtttcttttgaaaagaaTGCTTTGATGAATACAACTGGTAGAAACAGCTTACTTTGTGAACAAAAATGGGATGAGATGACCAACGTGCATTGCCTGAGAGGATGGCCCTCTGCCTGTATAAAGGTAAAAGGGCTTCTTGTTTTCATAAGCATCAAGTACTTGGTCCATATCTctagagaaaaaacaaagaaaacaagatAAAATTCTTTAGCAAGAAATACCTATAGTAAAAagcctttattaaaaatctgAGTGTTTTTAAAGCCAGaagtatttataaataaattacagCATGTTAAAGGTCCTAGAAATAAGAAAgttcttgtttttccttcagtcttcacgggggaaaaaaactccaagaaaaattaaatcaaaattgaaaatttaatGTTGAAATTGTGCAGCTTCTAAAATAACTTCACTGGATAATAATCTCTAGAGCCAAGCAGTTTAGCTGACCTCTGGTGGAGGCCATGCTCAGGGCTTTCTGTGAAGCCTGCTGGTGCCACAGCCCAAAAGGCCCTGTGTGCTACCATTAACCCGTGAAGGTCACTGGCAGGCTCAAGCTTAAGATTATTCCCTGAGCCCTTTCTGTGCCACAAACAGATGCATGGGAGCCCTGCTGAAACCAACAGTGGCACCTGGAGTTCTCTGCCAGGCCACTGCTTCTGGCTGCTGACACAGAGACAAACTGAGCCTGCACTCAGAGCACATTTCTTCAGTTTGGGGTTCCTGAGGACACAGCACAAACCCACGCAATCAAGAGTTTCGAGTGTTGCCAGGGGAAATCTGCAAGAGTTGCTAATTTCAAATGGCACAGTAGGTTTGCCTTGGCATAAAAGCACATGGTTTTTGCTAGTTACAGGCTTCTCCCAATAATTCTTGCAGGAAGTGTGCCCAACAGAACCTTTTGAagtttaagaaaagaaaaactcacctgtgggaaaaaaagattCCTCTGCGTAGAAAGTGGTGAGGTTTTTGCCCAATGGCTCTCTCTATTCGATTTATCAGATCTGTGTCAATTTTACTGCTGCCAAACCGAACTATAAtcataaaatgttaaaaaaaaattaaaatgagcaCAGCATAGCTACAGCCAGATCTTGGAATACCAAGAACATACCAATGCAGGCTGGATTAAAAAAGACATCTTCAAGTCAAATAGTCAATTTTCCTGATTCTTGCCTGAAGACCCAGCAGTCACCTCCAGTATTATCTCTATGCTAGGAGGCCCAGCTCACTAAAACATACAGTATTTCTCCATCCACAAATTACTGTAATTGCAGCCTCCTTACAGCAGAAGCAGTGATATTCCAAGCATTGCTATTCCAAGCAAAACATAAGAAACACATTCAGATCACCAGCTTGGCCTAAGCCATACAATAAAAATGCCTAAGAGGCTCTGAATGTTTCTCTTTTGATGTCCAAATTTTCTGCTGTCAGACAACATCTTTTGCTTTCACTCAAACGACATCACCAACCCCAAATACTCTTCTGCAAACTTAATTCTTCTTTAATATGTATATGATTACAGACACTGCTCCCCTCAAGAGGCTTGAAAAGGAAATGCATAATGCTCTTCATGGCAATCAGTAAGTCTTATGACCTGGTGGTTTAGCAAAGGCTGTGATAGAGTAAAATAACAGTATTTTCCATATTCCCAGTAATTTTGGGATTTTAACAATCAGGCCAATGCTCtataatttaaatttgtttgaaaaaaaatctgtgcaatAATCTACTGTTTGCTACTATTCTGCTTTATTCAATACTAGAATTATTCAGCATTGCActaatgaaatgcaaaatgcatCACAAAATGGCAAATGATAATCTGAAAGAATGCTGAAAAGAGACCCAATGAGCATGAAAATGATTCAGCACATCAACAGCAACTGGTAAGAGGCTAATCTGACATCaacagaaaacatgaaaatgcCCTGGATTAATTGGGACTGGCTACCCTAGAAATGTTTGTGTACTGTCATAGCAAGTGATTAGAAAAGCTCTCTGGGGTATAGAACATTTCACTGGAAATGTCTAAAAATCTTTATTAAACATTCACAGGCTGCACAACTCCCTTTTCTTTGCCCATGTTCACCTCTTCTGTTAAAAGATGGATCATTTTTCCCTACCTCTTTCCTCTTATTTGAGTGTTCAGAACATCTTAGGCTGTCTGCTCACAAAGAATCTGCCTTTCTAAACAGCTTCTGACAAAGTCTCTGCTCCTAaacaagctttaaaaaaattcctaatGTGCTTTTTATCTCTGGTGTTCTAGCTTTTACCAAAATACAGCTTTCAACTCACTGTGCAGAAGTCCTGAGAACTGCCATTTTCAAAAGCATATTTGCATTTGTTGAAATTCATTGTGTACTTTTCTTCTTTGCCATTGCCCTGTTACAACCACATAGAGAAATATATACTCCAATATTTGTCACACAGCAACTCTGGTGACCAGGCCAGTCTCAAGGATCTCAGAACAATCATGACAacagggagaggcagctggaggctGGAAGAATGCAAATGCCAATCCTACCTTAAAGAAGGGCTAGAAGAAGGAATTGTGGAATTGAGGTGGACAGGCCAGTCCACCTCACCTCAATCTGTGGGCATGTCCACCTCACCTCAATCTGAAGCAAATAATCCTGGAAATCATTCTTAAACATCAAATTTCTAGGGATGTTTATATCTGGTACTTAGCTGACAGAACCCTTCTTCCCAGAATATTTTCAGGCTGTTTTGTTGTGCTACCATACATTTATAATTGCACATCTAGGACAAGCATTTGAGAAGACCTCTTCCAATTCACacactgctttcatttttttgtgtttgattaAACATAAGCACAGTGGCAACTTTCTCAGGTTCCACTAGTAACAGAATATAGGTGGCACAAAAATTTCCCTTAGGGTAGGAGCTATCCAATGTAACAACACctttaattgttattttttaaaagggaaggaaaagaaggaagctTATCAATAACAACCAGCTACTGCTTCACATCCTGAAGTGGCTAGGCTAGCATTCTCTGAAACACTTCCAACACAGCACTTAGAACAAGCAAAATGACTCATTTATCAAATTCAGTAATCTGAGAGCAGTGTAAAGAAGTAAAAACCTTTTAGGCTAACCAACACTCTATGGAAGGTGAAAGGTCTTATGTACACagttacaggaaaaaaagggcaTGGACTGATTTATGGTAAATAGTTTTTAGGAAGATCCTGAGATTGTGCCATCACAATTGTGCAATTGTTCCTTTTCTAAAATGCTCAGGACCCCTCcttccaagaaaaaaacccaaattactTCTCTGTAACTCTTATGCAAGTAACAAGATCTTTTCCACTTCCAGAttctaaaaaatatatttttttccttctctcacccTGACCTATGATTTTCTTTGCACACTTCTCCCTttcccattttctctttctcctgttACCTCCTGCAGACTCAGCCAATGTGTGCATACATTTGACACAATCTCTCAGTAACATcacaaagaattaaaataatgctGACACAAGCAACTGTCCCCACAGCAGATACAATTACTGCAACATAAGGGTGTATGCTCTACTGTGAGCAAAAACTACTAAGCAGACCTCAGCAATGTACAACTGAGGTACTAAACAGGAATTGAAGATTgacaataatgaaaaaaaggaaaaatagagaaattaaTGAATATTTCATTACAGAAGTTTCCATGCTAGTCTCAAACAAGTTATTAAAACAGTAAACTGTAAAATCAATAAGGAAATTACCTAGACCTCTGTTTCTTTAACTACAAAACTTTGCAAGTTTTGCAATAACCCCATCTGAAACATTTTCCATTACACTGCATGTTTTTGAATGAGCTGCAACTCCTTCACTGCAGCCAGCCCTTGGCTGCCTGTAAGTGTGCCTCCTGAAGAAGTCATTAGATTTAACAGATTTCTGCATTagccttcctgccctctccAATCTATAAATGATGTGACGAGTGGGTAGGCAGAATCCTTCAGGCTGCTGAAAATGCTCTCCTGCATTCCAGCCACTGAATACTCAGTCAGTGTCTTCACTAGTGTAATTTCTAATAACAGTCCTTACactaaaaaacaaaccacactAAAACCTGGATTTTGAACTTAAAAGTTCTTTGCAAATTATTTAAATCTTTCACAGGAAATCTCCACTTGGGACATTTTCATCTCTTACAGCAAATTCTTTAGACATGGAAATGCTAAGATTAGACATAAATTAAATGTTACCTATGATGTTTTGATCTGGATTTGTTATGATGCCTTGCTGTTTCTGTGGTCATTAGGATCACTTTACATAAATTCCTTAGTAGCAGTGAAGGAAGAGTTATACCTATGAGCTTGTCATAATCCACGCCTTTAGCATTTGATGTCTGCACATTCCATGGATCCACTAAATCCTCATCCTCTTCTTTAGTTGTACCATTGTTTATTAATAGAAGATCTTTTGGAGGCAAGCCTGCCTGATAATCTTGTCCTGTTGTTGTTTTATATGACAGTTTTAATGATAAGAGCATCCTCACTGCTGCATCAATTTCATCctgaataaaggaaaaaacccaaacaactgtTTGCCTTAACATACTTAAAATAGACAATGACATTAATGTCCCAACCTTTCAAAATCCCACATCCATGCTTTGATCTGAATTGCATCATTAATAAACCCTAAactctgttttatttaaatgctttCAGCATCAATGTCAAGTgtagaagaaaagcaaatactTATTCATTAGAATATAAATCATCACCATTGCCAAGACATTTAAAGCAGCTCTGTCTTGCTTTTCAATTTCtgcctaggaaaaaaaaatgcttgctTGCCTTTCAGAGGTATAACAAGCTCAGCACTTTTAccataaattaataaaagtataaaaataaaacacaaattatGATCTAATTTACTTTACAATGTTTTTAGTGGTTCACCTTAAAACAATTTATTCATTACAATTCATTGACAGACTGGAAGAACACTAGAACAAGAAGTTATGGTTATGACCTCTCTAATATAAAGCTATAGTAAAATTTCATGCAAGCAATAAATAGAACAACACTTTATTTGACTCCCAGTGTTCAAGGCTTTCTCCCACAGGCAACACATTAAGAAAGCTCATTTTAAAACTGAGCTCTCCTTGCCAAAATAGTGATGACACAATAGGGAACCTGAAATAAATGGCAAATTACTAAATTATTTAAGAGAGATTAAGAAGGAACTGTCAGTATAGTTACAGGAAGACATATTTGATAATGTCTACAATAATGCCTGGAGAAAAATTTTTCATGAACCATCTAAATCCAGAGAATGCAAGTGACATAAATTTACTTGAGAAATAAATGCCTTGGATCCTGTCACATGGTATGGCAACTGGATGAAGCAGATTTCCAAGCCTAGGACTATGCTCTTACTTCAAGAGTAAAAACTTCAGTCCTGCAAGTGACAGCCTGGCTCCAGGTATGCCACAGTTCACAGAATGGACATAAACAGTTTTCAACAAGGGTTTTTCCCATCACAATGCAAAATAGATCTTAGAATGATAAAATTCTTCAGCACTCAAAGACATACctaaacttaaaaaaaaggGTTCAAAACATGAAATGTAAATACCTTTGgtgcttttcctgctttcagTGCTCTGACTTTCTCTCCTTGTTCAGTCACTCTTTCAAACAGCTGAAGTGGACTCAGAGACTTCAAATCACAGTTGGGGCTGTCAGCCATTCTGCCAGACTGCACAAAGATCTGTTTAGGTACAACTCAACTGAATTTATCCTCTTCCAGCTCTTTGGCTTGGAGATTCAAAACAGCAGGAACAAACAGAACTGTAGGGCAAACAGTAGTATGTTTTACTCTTTAGTGTAAGTCTTCAAGATTAGGTgaatagaataagaaaataaaaactatgcTGATCCCTACCATATTCTAGTCATATCAAATTGATAAATGTGGAGACATGACACAGTGAGCTTCAGTTTCACACAAAAATGGACAGAGACTGACAAGAGCACCAGGTAAATTTAGACATCAGTGTTCATGTTGTCTGTCTATGTATTTAACACTAGAACACCTTTTCAAAGTCAAATTCCtggcaaaagagaaataattaaatacagGTATATGCAATTCAGAGCATCTCAGAACAACTGATAGAGGCTATCTGATTCCTGATTAGTTAATGTTCCTGCACTGATAGCCTGTCAAATTATGAATGATGAGACTTTCATAACTACAACATGGAATTTTGTCTCAGCATTTGTAATAGAGTGCTTCTGTCCAAAGACAGATACACAAGAGCAAAGCTTAGTCATCTTCTTCATAGCTTTCCTCCACAAGTCACAAAACACACTGATTGGTGAGAAATGTTGCTTTCCAAAGAATCCTTGGGTCAGCAGTAGGCTGAAAATTTGCCTGTGTTTCTCAGAACTATGCAGGAAAAATAACAGGAGATGGTTACAGATGAGGAGATGGCTGAGACTAAGAACACAGCAGTGTGCCCAAGCACGCTCTGCCATGCTGTGCCCATGGAAAAAACTCCTGACCTGCAAAGGTTTTGTCTCTCTGGAGAGACCCCCCAGCAAATTCCTGATCCACTGCAGTGCATGGAGCACAGACTGATTGAGGGTTGGCAAAAATACATGTTCTTTTGGCTCCCTTTTCCCAGaattaaaacaagcaaaaaatccaagcaaaacaaaaccaactaaTATAACAGCTGCATTAGCTGTTCAGCAGTACTTCAAAGCCTTCCTTCTACAAAATAATCAGTCTAATCACAACCTTGGCTATATGTACACAGTGCTTATTTAAGCTGCTACTGCAAAAAGCTTTCACCTGCCCAGCAAGCTTTGAAGGTCGATTTGGTAACCAGGTGGTTACCAAAACACACCTATCATTAGGGCTTTGTTCGCTAGGCAGCTGCACTATTCCCACATTTCAGCTTCAGTAGAATATCCTGAGAAAGTAACTAGAAGTGGATACATCCACTTGTTAATGTAATTTGTTTACTCTATTGACCCTTGGATTACCATACTTAGATTACAAAATAATGCTTAAGCTTTTAACCTAATTTGATCCTTTATAACTTGACTTTTTGCAGTTCGAAAGTGTGactaaaaaacaaaagtaatttgAAGCAGATCAAACAATTTTTGATACATTCCTGCAATTtaattgcatatttttatttagatattgccttccttttcttcaggaGCAGAGAATATTTTAAGTGTTAAAAATGCATAGAATAAATAcatattagaaaatatttatgaagaT
It includes:
- the WARS1 gene encoding tryptophan--tRNA ligase, cytoplasmic, whose product is MADSPNCDLKSLSPLQLFERVTEQGEKVRALKAGKAPKDEIDAAVRMLLSLKLSYKTTTGQDYQAGLPPKDLLLINNGTTKEEDEDLVDPWNVQTSNAKGVDYDKLIVRFGSSKIDTDLINRIERAIGQKPHHFLRRGIFFSHRDMDQVLDAYENKKPFYLYTGRGPSSQAMHVGHLIPFLFTKWLQEVFDVPLVIQLTDDEKYLWKDMTIEKAYEYAKENAKDIIACGFDVNKTFIFSDLDYLGTSAGFYKNIVKVQKHVTFNQVKGIFGFTDSDCIGKISFPAIQAAPSFSSSFPQIFNGKENIQCLIPCAIDQDPYFRMTRDVAPRIGQPKPALLHSVFFPALQGAQTKMSASDPNSSIFLTDTPKQIKTKINKHAFSGGRDTIEEHRKYGGNCDVDVSFMYLTFFLEDDDRLEQLKQAYTSGELLTGELKKVLIETMQPLVAAHQERRKQVTDEIVKQFMTPRKLAFEF